In a genomic window of Amycolatopsis japonica:
- a CDS encoding GTP-binding protein: MASGNSEPRRSLTANAVKVLIAGGFGVGKTTMVGSVSEVPPLRTEEVITAASEGVDDLTGVEKKTTTTVALDFGRITINPELILYLFGTPGQDRFWFMWDELAEGALGAVVLADTRRLDSCFAAVDFFERRGLPFVVAVNCFDNAYRYGTEEVRQALDVGMDVPLLLCDARERESTKQVLTVLMEHVLALSDLAAGLPQGR; this comes from the coding sequence ATGGCATCCGGAAACTCTGAGCCCCGGCGATCGTTGACCGCGAACGCGGTCAAGGTCCTCATCGCCGGCGGGTTCGGGGTCGGTAAGACCACGATGGTCGGTTCGGTCAGCGAGGTTCCCCCGCTGCGCACCGAGGAGGTCATCACCGCGGCGTCCGAGGGCGTCGACGACCTCACCGGCGTCGAGAAGAAGACGACCACCACGGTGGCGCTGGACTTCGGCCGCATCACCATCAACCCCGAGCTGATCCTGTACCTGTTCGGCACGCCCGGTCAGGACCGGTTCTGGTTCATGTGGGACGAGCTGGCCGAAGGCGCGCTGGGCGCCGTCGTGCTGGCGGACACCCGGCGGCTCGACAGCTGCTTCGCGGCCGTCGACTTCTTCGAGCGCCGCGGGCTGCCGTTCGTCGTCGCCGTCAACTGCTTCGACAACGCGTACCGCTACGGCACCGAGGAGGTCCGGCAGGCGCTCGACGTCGGCATGGACGTCCCGCTGCTGCTGTGCGACGCGCGGGAACGCGAGTCGACCAAGCAGGTGCTGACCGTGCTGATGGAGCACGTGCTGGCGCTTTCGGACCTGGCCGCCGGGTTGCCGCAGGGCCGCTGA
- a CDS encoding NUDIX domain-containing protein: MAGKTSAGILLFRRSGEVTEVLLGHMGGPFWAKKDAGGWSVPKGEYEPDETPEAAARREFQEELGLPAPEGEYLPLGEVKQSGGKVVTVWAVEGDLDPAQVVPGVFEMEWPPRSGRTQEFPEVDRVAWFGLAEAEEKLLKGQRPFLVRLGDLLDG; encoded by the coding sequence ATGGCGGGTAAGACGAGTGCCGGGATCCTGCTCTTCCGCAGGTCGGGCGAGGTGACCGAGGTGCTTCTCGGGCATATGGGCGGGCCGTTCTGGGCGAAGAAGGACGCGGGCGGCTGGTCGGTGCCCAAGGGGGAGTACGAGCCGGACGAGACGCCGGAGGCCGCGGCGCGGCGCGAGTTCCAGGAGGAGCTGGGGCTGCCGGCGCCGGAGGGGGAGTACCTCCCGCTCGGGGAGGTGAAGCAGTCCGGCGGCAAGGTCGTGACGGTCTGGGCGGTGGAGGGCGACCTCGACCCGGCTCAGGTCGTGCCGGGTGTCTTCGAGATGGAGTGGCCGCCGCGGTCGGGCCGGACGCAGGAGTTCCCGGAGGTCGACAGGGTCGCCTGGTTCGGGCTGGCCGAAGCCGAGGAGAAGTTGCTCAAGGGGCAGCGCCCGTTCCTCGTCCGGCTGGGCGACCTGCTCGACGGCTGA
- a CDS encoding discoidin domain-containing protein translates to MKARTRLLPLGAAAILLPTLLSGNAQAADVLLSQGKPVLVSSVESSSYGGPLAVDGKTSTRWASAEGVDPQFIRIDLGGPSAINRVKLNWEAAYASAYRLEVSNDGSAWTSIKSVTGGNGGTDDLTGLSGRGRYLRLVGTKRATSYGYSLWEMQVYGTSDSSGDTQAPTAPTNLKAGSITASTVDLTWTGSTDNVGVSGYEVLRNGQVVGTTESASYTDSGLSASTAYSYTVRAKDAAGNTSAASNQVQATTQAGGSSFVLAASGDIAEQCTASSSSCIHPKTAALVGQMNPAAVITMGDNQYDDAHIEDFTSYFDKTWGKYKSIMHPVPGNHETYDHTPLGAYKQYFGKIATPNGKTYYSWEMGNWHFVAIDSTEFSPGLAANGISDEQLNWIKQDLKSNTKPCVAAYYHHPRYTSGDHGDNDKMATLWETMVGNKVDLVLNGHDHHYERFYPQNADGDKDAAGPVQIIGGGGGATLYPVKTEHPATAKAISTYGVLKLNMSDNAFSTQLIGLDGKTIDSSPTYTCH, encoded by the coding sequence GTGAAGGCCCGAACCCGACTACTGCCACTAGGCGCGGCCGCCATCCTGTTGCCGACGCTGCTCAGCGGCAACGCGCAGGCCGCTGATGTCCTTTTGTCCCAAGGAAAACCCGTCCTCGTCTCCTCGGTGGAGTCGTCGTCCTACGGCGGTCCGCTCGCGGTCGACGGCAAGACGAGCACCCGCTGGGCGAGCGCCGAAGGCGTGGACCCGCAGTTCATCCGCATCGACCTCGGCGGCCCCTCGGCCATCAACCGGGTCAAGCTGAACTGGGAGGCCGCGTACGCCAGCGCGTATCGCCTGGAAGTCTCCAACGACGGCTCGGCGTGGACCTCGATCAAGTCCGTCACCGGCGGCAACGGCGGGACCGACGATCTCACCGGGCTGTCCGGCCGCGGCCGGTACCTGCGCCTCGTCGGCACCAAACGCGCCACCAGTTACGGCTACTCCCTTTGGGAGATGCAGGTTTACGGGACGTCGGACTCGTCCGGCGACACGCAGGCGCCCACCGCGCCGACGAACCTCAAGGCCGGTTCGATCACCGCGTCCACTGTGGACTTGACGTGGACCGGTTCGACGGACAACGTCGGCGTCAGCGGCTACGAGGTGCTGCGGAACGGTCAGGTCGTCGGCACAACTGAAAGCGCTTCCTACACCGACAGCGGGCTGAGCGCGTCGACCGCGTACAGCTACACAGTCCGTGCGAAGGACGCCGCCGGCAACACCTCGGCGGCCAGCAACCAGGTGCAGGCGACCACGCAGGCGGGCGGTTCGTCGTTCGTCCTCGCCGCTTCCGGTGACATCGCCGAACAGTGCACCGCGTCCTCGTCCTCGTGCATCCACCCGAAGACCGCCGCGCTGGTCGGCCAGATGAACCCGGCCGCGGTGATCACCATGGGCGACAACCAGTACGACGACGCCCACATCGAGGACTTCACGAGCTACTTCGACAAGACCTGGGGCAAGTACAAGAGCATCATGCACCCGGTCCCCGGCAACCACGAGACCTACGACCACACCCCGCTGGGCGCCTACAAGCAGTACTTCGGCAAGATCGCGACGCCGAACGGGAAGACCTACTACAGCTGGGAAATGGGCAACTGGCACTTCGTCGCCATCGACAGCACGGAGTTCTCGCCCGGTCTGGCCGCGAACGGGATCAGCGACGAGCAGCTGAACTGGATCAAGCAGGACCTGAAGAGCAACACCAAGCCCTGCGTCGCCGCGTACTACCACCACCCGCGCTACACCTCGGGTGACCACGGCGACAACGACAAGATGGCGACGCTCTGGGAGACCATGGTCGGAAACAAGGTCGACCTGGTCCTCAACGGGCACGACCACCACTACGAGCGCTTCTACCCGCAGAACGCCGACGGCGACAAGGACGCGGCCGGTCCGGTGCAGATCATCGGCGGTGGCGGCGGAGCGACCCTCTACCCGGTCAAGACCGAACACCCGGCCACCGCGAAGGCGATCTCGACCTACGGCGTGCTCAAGCTGAACATGTCGGACAACGCCTTCTCGACCCAGCTGATCGGTCTCGACGGCAAGACCATCGACTCCTCTCCCACCTACACCTGCCACTGA
- a CDS encoding TolB-like translocation protein, protein MRARILGVAAAVVVLIAAAVGYGVLSRDRGPAVNSVAVVTGQPVSVQAKGQLLFRNTAEGPDFGHLATVPADRPGEPRKVSGLSCDRFAASAGTALCLAAQPGVLPPMTDVIVLDKDLKEIRRIELPGTPSRGRVSPDGKLAYWTLFVNGDSYAETGFSTRAGIFNLATGKLMKSIEEMGLLLDGKPYYSSDVNYWGITFAPDGKKFYATVGTKGKTYLVEADYEKLVARMIRENVECPSLSPDAKRIAFKKKVSADLAAPWRLAVLDLASGKETMLAETRSVDDQAAWLDDRTVAYGVDSAVWSVPADGSGAPRELVAQAASPAGV, encoded by the coding sequence ATGAGGGCGCGGATCCTGGGAGTGGCGGCGGCGGTCGTCGTCCTGATCGCGGCGGCCGTCGGCTACGGCGTCCTCTCCCGGGACCGCGGGCCTGCCGTCAACTCGGTCGCGGTCGTGACCGGGCAGCCGGTTTCGGTGCAGGCCAAGGGACAACTGCTGTTCCGCAACACCGCTGAAGGCCCCGACTTCGGCCATCTCGCCACCGTTCCGGCCGACCGTCCCGGCGAACCCCGGAAGGTGTCCGGCCTCAGCTGCGACCGGTTCGCCGCTTCGGCGGGGACGGCGCTGTGCCTGGCCGCGCAGCCAGGAGTGCTGCCGCCGATGACCGACGTCATCGTGCTGGACAAGGACCTCAAGGAGATCCGCCGGATCGAACTGCCCGGCACGCCCAGCCGCGGCCGGGTCTCGCCGGACGGGAAGCTCGCCTACTGGACGCTGTTCGTCAATGGGGATTCCTATGCGGAGACCGGGTTTTCGACCAGGGCGGGGATCTTCAACCTGGCCACCGGGAAACTGATGAAGAGCATCGAGGAGATGGGGCTCCTGCTCGACGGCAAGCCGTACTACTCGTCCGACGTGAACTACTGGGGGATCACCTTCGCCCCCGACGGCAAGAAGTTCTACGCGACCGTGGGGACGAAGGGGAAGACGTACCTGGTCGAGGCGGACTACGAGAAACTCGTCGCGAGGATGATCCGGGAGAACGTCGAATGCCCGTCGCTCTCGCCGGACGCGAAGCGGATCGCGTTCAAGAAGAAGGTCTCCGCCGATCTCGCGGCGCCTTGGCGGCTGGCCGTCCTCGATCTGGCTTCCGGCAAGGAGACCATGCTGGCCGAGACACGGAGCGTGGACGACCAGGCGGCCTGGCTCGACGACCGGACCGTGGCGTACGGCGTGGACTCGGCGGTCTGGTCGGTTCCGGCGGACGGGAGCGGGGCGCCGCGGGAGCTGGTCGCGCAGGCCGCCTCACCTGCCGGTGTGTAG
- a CDS encoding HAD-IA family hydrolase, protein MTGALIFDFDGTLVDTEAAVLVAWQETFRARGDELPLDVWHTVIGTQNTAVAMFELLEKNDENLDRVAVRTGVRARVTELLEAVGPRPGVEEYLADAKEQGLRLAIASSSTGDWVTTHLNRLGLTDAFEAVLTGDLHQAKPSPDLYLAALAALDLPAAEAIAFEDSPHGVTAAKAAGLECVAVPNAITAVLNFDHADLVLGSLADKPLGELLSRRAGRPAGRGTGAAP, encoded by the coding sequence ATGACCGGCGCATTGATCTTCGACTTCGACGGGACGCTGGTCGACACCGAGGCGGCCGTCCTCGTGGCCTGGCAGGAGACCTTCCGCGCCCGCGGCGACGAACTCCCCCTCGACGTCTGGCACACCGTGATCGGCACGCAGAACACCGCCGTCGCGATGTTCGAGCTGCTGGAAAAGAACGACGAGAACCTCGACCGGGTCGCGGTCCGCACCGGCGTCCGCGCCAGGGTCACCGAACTGCTGGAAGCCGTGGGGCCGCGTCCCGGCGTCGAGGAGTACCTCGCGGACGCGAAGGAGCAGGGCCTGCGGCTGGCCATCGCGTCCAGCTCGACCGGCGACTGGGTCACCACCCACCTGAACCGGCTCGGCCTCACGGACGCGTTCGAGGCCGTGCTCACCGGCGACCTCCACCAGGCGAAGCCGAGCCCGGACCTCTACCTGGCCGCGCTCGCCGCGCTGGATCTGCCCGCGGCCGAGGCGATCGCGTTCGAGGACTCACCGCACGGCGTCACCGCGGCGAAGGCCGCCGGGCTCGAATGCGTCGCCGTGCCGAACGCGATCACCGCGGTGCTGAACTTCGACCACGCCGACCTCGTGCTGGGTTCGCTGGCCGACAAACCACTCGGCGAGCTGCTCAGCCGTCGAGCAGGTCGCCCAGCCGGACGAGGAACGGGCGCTGCCCCTTGA
- a CDS encoding DoxX family protein: MTQTITPAETTTATTSRAAKAQGAIQSAVRIVVSFLFLCHGLQGFGFFGGVDGAGGSVELGSWPGWYGSVIEVVGAALVLVGLFTRPVAVLLSGVMAYAYFTVHAPEGLLPLQNMGELSTLYCWIFLLIAAIGPGTYALDTLRRRR, from the coding sequence ATGACGCAGACCATCACCCCCGCCGAGACCACCACCGCCACCACCTCGCGTGCCGCCAAGGCCCAGGGCGCGATCCAGTCGGCCGTCCGGATCGTCGTCTCGTTCCTCTTCCTCTGCCACGGTTTGCAGGGATTCGGCTTCTTCGGTGGCGTCGACGGCGCGGGCGGCTCGGTCGAGCTCGGTTCCTGGCCCGGCTGGTACGGCAGCGTGATCGAGGTCGTCGGCGCCGCGCTGGTGCTGGTGGGCCTGTTCACCCGGCCGGTCGCGGTACTCCTCTCCGGCGTCATGGCCTACGCCTACTTCACCGTGCACGCGCCGGAAGGCCTGCTGCCGCTTCAGAACATGGGCGAGCTGTCGACCCTCTACTGCTGGATCTTCCTGCTGATCGCCGCGATCGGCCCGGGCACCTACGCCCTCGACACCCTGCGCCGTCGACGCTGA
- a CDS encoding MFS transporter, which produces MYIATSRGSDAAADVPKSGVKRAVTGNVVALGLVSLVTDISSEMVTAVLPLYLVLGLGLSPLQFGVLDGLYSGVTAVVRLVGGHLADRWQKLKAVACFGYGLSALGKIGLMLAGSSTVAIGAVLAADRTGKGVRTAPRDALITLSSDPEHLGRAFGVHRAMDTFGAFLGPLVAMAVLWLSLGSYDSVFFTSFCIAAIGVIILVVLVKDHQPKPRAERTKVSLRETAGLIRQASFRRICVWAALLGLVTLSDSFLYLVLQRRWELGAVFFPLLPLGTAGVYLLLAVPFGRLSDRIGRWKVFLGGHVALVVALLALLGPVDGGILAVLALVLHGVFYAATDGVLMAAAGPLLPEHQRASGLALVQTGQATTRMLASVLFGLAWTTWDLHAAVLVAAGALAVVVVAAAVLRPLRTYA; this is translated from the coding sequence ATGTACATCGCCACCAGTAGGGGATCGGACGCCGCGGCGGATGTCCCGAAGAGCGGCGTCAAGCGGGCCGTCACCGGGAACGTCGTCGCGCTCGGCCTGGTCAGCCTCGTCACCGACATCTCGTCGGAGATGGTGACCGCGGTCCTCCCGCTCTACCTCGTCCTCGGTCTCGGCCTGAGCCCGCTGCAGTTCGGTGTGCTCGACGGCCTCTATTCCGGTGTCACCGCCGTCGTCCGGCTCGTCGGCGGCCATCTCGCGGACCGCTGGCAGAAGCTCAAGGCGGTCGCCTGCTTCGGTTACGGGCTCTCGGCTTTGGGCAAGATCGGCCTGATGCTGGCGGGTTCGTCCACCGTCGCGATCGGCGCCGTGCTCGCGGCCGACCGCACCGGCAAAGGCGTCCGGACCGCCCCGCGCGACGCGCTGATCACCTTGAGCAGCGATCCCGAACACCTCGGCCGCGCGTTCGGCGTGCACCGCGCGATGGACACCTTCGGCGCGTTCCTCGGCCCGCTGGTCGCGATGGCCGTGCTCTGGCTCAGCCTGGGCAGCTACGACTCGGTGTTCTTCACGAGCTTCTGCATCGCCGCGATCGGCGTGATCATCCTGGTGGTGCTGGTCAAGGACCACCAGCCGAAGCCGCGAGCCGAGCGGACCAAGGTCTCCTTGCGGGAGACGGCGGGCCTGATCCGGCAGGCGTCGTTCCGGCGGATCTGCGTCTGGGCGGCGCTGCTGGGCCTGGTCACCCTCAGCGACTCGTTCCTCTACCTCGTGCTGCAGCGCCGCTGGGAACTCGGCGCGGTCTTCTTTCCCTTGCTGCCGCTGGGAACCGCGGGGGTGTACCTGCTGCTCGCCGTCCCGTTCGGCAGGCTTTCGGACCGGATCGGCCGCTGGAAGGTGTTCCTCGGTGGGCACGTCGCACTGGTCGTCGCGCTGCTGGCGCTGCTCGGCCCGGTGGACGGCGGCATCCTCGCGGTGCTGGCGCTCGTGCTGCACGGTGTCTTCTACGCGGCCACCGACGGTGTCCTGATGGCCGCCGCCGGGCCGCTGCTGCCCGAACACCAGCGGGCGAGCGGGCTGGCGCTGGTGCAGACCGGGCAGGCGACGACGCGGATGCTCGCGTCCGTCCTTTTCGGACTCGCCTGGACCACCTGGGATCTGCACGCCGCGGTCCTGGTCGCCGCGGGCGCGCTGGCCGTGGTGGTCGTGGCGGCCGCCGTCCTCCGTCCGTTGCGGACCTACGCATGA
- a CDS encoding DoxX family protein has translation MTQTAAATTTEVGPTAPKWQGLALSVVRVVVSFLFLCHGLQKMGLFDKAAVPVGTWPGWYAGVIETVGSLLVLAGLFTRPVAILLSGTMAYAYFVVHQPDALLPLQNKGETAALYSWIFLLFAVVGPGTYALDTLRRRRKS, from the coding sequence ATGACCCAGACAGCCGCCGCCACGACCACCGAGGTGGGCCCGACCGCTCCGAAGTGGCAGGGACTTGCCCTCTCCGTGGTCCGCGTTGTGGTGTCGTTCCTCTTCCTCTGCCACGGTTTGCAGAAGATGGGACTGTTCGACAAGGCCGCCGTACCGGTCGGCACCTGGCCGGGCTGGTACGCCGGGGTGATCGAAACGGTCGGTTCGCTGCTCGTCCTGGCGGGCCTGTTCACCCGCCCCGTCGCGATCCTGCTCTCGGGCACGATGGCGTACGCGTACTTCGTCGTACACCAGCCCGACGCGCTGCTTCCGTTGCAGAACAAGGGCGAGACGGCCGCGCTGTACTCCTGGATCTTCCTGCTGTTCGCGGTGGTGGGACCGGGCACCTATGCGCTCGACACCCTGCGCCGCCGCCGCAAGTCCTGA